Proteins encoded in a region of the Micropterus dolomieu isolate WLL.071019.BEF.003 ecotype Adirondacks linkage group LG09, ASM2129224v1, whole genome shotgun sequence genome:
- the LOC123976111 gene encoding biotinidase-like isoform X3, giving the protein MSLREETMFLFVFVFIISFLRSAVVQTEPVVDPTYVAAVYEHNVILNPEPRVPLSRSVALQHMQKNLDIYEEQAARAADQGAQILVFPEDGLQGFNFSRSSISGYLETIPDPQQESWNPCTEPGRHNNTEVLQQLSCIARRNNLYLVANMADLQPCPLQTDPSSCCPSDGRWQFNTNVVFRSDGLLVARYHKHNLYFEEAFDTPPQPEIITFDTPFAGRFGLITCFDILFQVPTVTLVEKGVRQLIFPTAWMNQLPLLDTIQYQWAFSLGANVTLLAANIRKDRLIMTGSGIFTPFSATYHHAQRGDPEEGRLLVARVPVLDPLWMGQSVATEEGVVRTESTSTAATGSGFCHQESCFDSHHPESASSVPPSTTTFISTMITSGHYKAVVKSSTHWEHSLEHTL; this is encoded by the exons ATGTCTCTCAGGGaagaaacaatgtttttgttcGTTTTCGTTTTTATAATTTCTTTCTTAAGGTCGGCCGTTGTTCAAACAGAGCCCGTCGTGGACCCCACGTATGTTGCTGCTGTGTACGAGCACAACGTAATCCTGAACCCGGAGCCTCGTGTCCCCCTGTCCCGTTCCGTTGCCCTGCAGCATATGCAGAAAAACCTGGATATCTACGAGGAGCAGGCTGCCCGGGCCGCTGATCAG GGTGCCCAGATCCTGGTGTTTCCAGAAGATGGCCTGCAGGGTTTCAACTTCAGCCGTTCATCCATCTCTGGTTATCTAGAAACCATTCCTGACCCCCAGCAGGAGAGCTGGAACCCCTGCACGGAGCCGGGCAGACATAACAACACTGAG GTCCTCCAGCAGTTGAGCTGTATTGCCCGGCGTAACAACCTCTACCTGGTGGCCAACATGGCTGACCTGCAGCCCTGCCCCCTGCAGACCGACCCCTCCTCCTGCTGTCCCTCTGACGGACGCTGGCAGTTCAACACCAATGTGGTTTTCAG GTCAGATGGCCTGCTGGTGGCACGCTACCATAAACACAACCTCTACTTTGAGGAGGCCTTTGACACTCCGCCGCAACCTGAGATCATAACGTTTGACACACCTTTTGCTGGGAGGTTTGGCCTCATCACCTGCTTTGACATCCTGTTCCAGGTTCCCACAGTCACCCTGGTGGAGAAG GGTGTGCGACAGCTCATCTTTCCCACAGCCTGGATGAACCAGCTCCCCCTACTGGACACAATCCAGTACCAGTGGGCATTCAGCTTGGGTGCCAATGTCACCCTGCTAGCAGCCAACATTCGTAAAGACCGACTGATCATGACAGGAAGTGGCATATTCACCCCCTTTTCTGCCACCTACCACCACGCCCAGAGAGGAGACCCAGAGGAGGGCAGGCTGCTGGTGGCCAGGGTGCCAGTCTTAGACCCACTGTGGATGGGGCAAAGTGTGGCCACGGAGGAGGGGGTTGTTAGGACTGAGTCAACATCAACTGCAGCTACAGGCTCTGGATTCTGTCACCAggaaagctgttttgattctcaTCATCCAGAAAGTGCTTCTTCAGTCcctccctccaccaccaccttcaTCTCAACCATGAT TACCAGCGGTCACTACAAGGCAGTGGTAAAGAGCTCTACGCATTGGGAGCATTCGCTGGAACACACATTGTGA
- the LOC123976111 gene encoding biotinidase-like isoform X1 → MSLREETMFLFVFVFIISFLRSAVVQTEPVVDPTYVAAVYEHNVILNPEPRVPLSRSVALQHMQKNLDIYEEQAARAADQGAQILVFPEDGLQGFNFSRSSISGYLETIPDPQQESWNPCTEPGRHNNTEVLQQLSCIARRNNLYLVANMADLQPCPLQTDPSSCCPSDGRWQFNTNVVFRSDGLLVARYHKHNLYFEEAFDTPPQPEIITFDTPFAGRFGLITCFDILFQVPTVTLVEKGVRQLIFPTAWMNQLPLLDTIQYQWAFSLGANVTLLAANIRKDRLIMTGSGIFTPFSATYHHAQRGDPEEGRLLVARVPVLDPLWMGQSVATEEGVVRTESTSTAATGSGFCHQESCFDSHHPESASSVPPSTTTFISTMMYDTFTFVLLKKTEDEVNVCNGTFCCHLQYQRSLQGSGKELYALGAFAGTHIVNGHYALQVCAIVRCAGLDVSSCGQEVEEAESKMDFLLEGNFETRYVYPSVLASRMVLEQPEHLEMALDGRVTMKHSNMSGGLVTACLYGRMYHLDNE, encoded by the exons ATGTCTCTCAGGGaagaaacaatgtttttgttcGTTTTCGTTTTTATAATTTCTTTCTTAAGGTCGGCCGTTGTTCAAACAGAGCCCGTCGTGGACCCCACGTATGTTGCTGCTGTGTACGAGCACAACGTAATCCTGAACCCGGAGCCTCGTGTCCCCCTGTCCCGTTCCGTTGCCCTGCAGCATATGCAGAAAAACCTGGATATCTACGAGGAGCAGGCTGCCCGGGCCGCTGATCAG GGTGCCCAGATCCTGGTGTTTCCAGAAGATGGCCTGCAGGGTTTCAACTTCAGCCGTTCATCCATCTCTGGTTATCTAGAAACCATTCCTGACCCCCAGCAGGAGAGCTGGAACCCCTGCACGGAGCCGGGCAGACATAACAACACTGAG GTCCTCCAGCAGTTGAGCTGTATTGCCCGGCGTAACAACCTCTACCTGGTGGCCAACATGGCTGACCTGCAGCCCTGCCCCCTGCAGACCGACCCCTCCTCCTGCTGTCCCTCTGACGGACGCTGGCAGTTCAACACCAATGTGGTTTTCAG GTCAGATGGCCTGCTGGTGGCACGCTACCATAAACACAACCTCTACTTTGAGGAGGCCTTTGACACTCCGCCGCAACCTGAGATCATAACGTTTGACACACCTTTTGCTGGGAGGTTTGGCCTCATCACCTGCTTTGACATCCTGTTCCAGGTTCCCACAGTCACCCTGGTGGAGAAG GGTGTGCGACAGCTCATCTTTCCCACAGCCTGGATGAACCAGCTCCCCCTACTGGACACAATCCAGTACCAGTGGGCATTCAGCTTGGGTGCCAATGTCACCCTGCTAGCAGCCAACATTCGTAAAGACCGACTGATCATGACAGGAAGTGGCATATTCACCCCCTTTTCTGCCACCTACCACCACGCCCAGAGAGGAGACCCAGAGGAGGGCAGGCTGCTGGTGGCCAGGGTGCCAGTCTTAGACCCACTGTGGATGGGGCAAAGTGTGGCCACGGAGGAGGGGGTTGTTAGGACTGAGTCAACATCAACTGCAGCTACAGGCTCTGGATTCTGTCACCAggaaagctgttttgattctcaTCATCCAGAAAGTGCTTCTTCAGTCcctccctccaccaccaccttcaTCTCAACCATGATGTACGACACTTTTACATTTGTCCTCTTAAAGAAGACAGAGGATGAAGTGAATGTGTGTAATGGCACCTTTTGCTGTCACCTGCAGTACCAGCGGTCACTACAAGGCAGTGGTAAAGAGCTCTACGCATTGGGAGCATTCGCTGGAACACACATTGTGAATGGACACTATGCCCTGCAG GTGTGTGCAATAGTCCGCTGTGCGGGGTTGGACGTCAGTTCCTGTGGACAGGAAGTGGAAGAGGCCGAGTCTAAAATGGACTTCCTGTTGGAGGGGAACTTTGAGACCAGATATGTGTACCCATCAGTTTTGGCTAGCAGAATGGTCTTGGAGCAGCCAGAGCATCTGGAAATGGCTTTAGATGGCAGAGTGACCATGAAACACTCAAACATGTCTGGTGGGCTGGTCACTGCCTGTCTGTACGGACGAATGTATCACCTGGACAATGAATGA
- the LOC123976111 gene encoding biotinidase-like isoform X2, producing MQKNLDIYEEQAARAADQGAQILVFPEDGLQGFNFSRSSISGYLETIPDPQQESWNPCTEPGRHNNTEVLQQLSCIARRNNLYLVANMADLQPCPLQTDPSSCCPSDGRWQFNTNVVFRSDGLLVARYHKHNLYFEEAFDTPPQPEIITFDTPFAGRFGLITCFDILFQVPTVTLVEKGVRQLIFPTAWMNQLPLLDTIQYQWAFSLGANVTLLAANIRKDRLIMTGSGIFTPFSATYHHAQRGDPEEGRLLVARVPVLDPLWMGQSVATEEGVVRTESTSTAATGSGFCHQESCFDSHHPESASSVPPSTTTFISTMMYDTFTFVLLKKTEDEVNVCNGTFCCHLQYQRSLQGSGKELYALGAFAGTHIVNGHYALQVCAIVRCAGLDVSSCGQEVEEAESKMDFLLEGNFETRYVYPSVLASRMVLEQPEHLEMALDGRVTMKHSNMSGGLVTACLYGRMYHLDNE from the exons ATGCAGAAAAACCTGGATATCTACGAGGAGCAGGCTGCCCGGGCCGCTGATCAG GGTGCCCAGATCCTGGTGTTTCCAGAAGATGGCCTGCAGGGTTTCAACTTCAGCCGTTCATCCATCTCTGGTTATCTAGAAACCATTCCTGACCCCCAGCAGGAGAGCTGGAACCCCTGCACGGAGCCGGGCAGACATAACAACACTGAG GTCCTCCAGCAGTTGAGCTGTATTGCCCGGCGTAACAACCTCTACCTGGTGGCCAACATGGCTGACCTGCAGCCCTGCCCCCTGCAGACCGACCCCTCCTCCTGCTGTCCCTCTGACGGACGCTGGCAGTTCAACACCAATGTGGTTTTCAG GTCAGATGGCCTGCTGGTGGCACGCTACCATAAACACAACCTCTACTTTGAGGAGGCCTTTGACACTCCGCCGCAACCTGAGATCATAACGTTTGACACACCTTTTGCTGGGAGGTTTGGCCTCATCACCTGCTTTGACATCCTGTTCCAGGTTCCCACAGTCACCCTGGTGGAGAAG GGTGTGCGACAGCTCATCTTTCCCACAGCCTGGATGAACCAGCTCCCCCTACTGGACACAATCCAGTACCAGTGGGCATTCAGCTTGGGTGCCAATGTCACCCTGCTAGCAGCCAACATTCGTAAAGACCGACTGATCATGACAGGAAGTGGCATATTCACCCCCTTTTCTGCCACCTACCACCACGCCCAGAGAGGAGACCCAGAGGAGGGCAGGCTGCTGGTGGCCAGGGTGCCAGTCTTAGACCCACTGTGGATGGGGCAAAGTGTGGCCACGGAGGAGGGGGTTGTTAGGACTGAGTCAACATCAACTGCAGCTACAGGCTCTGGATTCTGTCACCAggaaagctgttttgattctcaTCATCCAGAAAGTGCTTCTTCAGTCcctccctccaccaccaccttcaTCTCAACCATGATGTACGACACTTTTACATTTGTCCTCTTAAAGAAGACAGAGGATGAAGTGAATGTGTGTAATGGCACCTTTTGCTGTCACCTGCAGTACCAGCGGTCACTACAAGGCAGTGGTAAAGAGCTCTACGCATTGGGAGCATTCGCTGGAACACACATTGTGAATGGACACTATGCCCTGCAG GTGTGTGCAATAGTCCGCTGTGCGGGGTTGGACGTCAGTTCCTGTGGACAGGAAGTGGAAGAGGCCGAGTCTAAAATGGACTTCCTGTTGGAGGGGAACTTTGAGACCAGATATGTGTACCCATCAGTTTTGGCTAGCAGAATGGTCTTGGAGCAGCCAGAGCATCTGGAAATGGCTTTAGATGGCAGAGTGACCATGAAACACTCAAACATGTCTGGTGGGCTGGTCACTGCCTGTCTGTACGGACGAATGTATCACCTGGACAATGAATGA